tatttaCTGGCAActtaactatttaaaaaaattacctaattattttaattaagtgtaaatagtagagtatgtatgaatatatgatgtattaactatttacatataatgacataaattatcacattatttataatttattattaattgatagcatatattattttatattttatatgatcaatgataataaattagatgaaaattatatcattaacttatataattactatataaaaataatatattaaattattaaaaatatttttaaacaatataTAGGGATTCGGTCcaattcggtctggtccggtctaAAATTTGTAGACCCTAGGACTGAGCCGAATGTCATTGGTCTACATATTTtgggaccgagaccgaccggtccATAATTCGGTCTAGTCCGGTCTAGACCTAAAAATCAGTCAGTTTTGTCGATCTGGACCGAATTACTTACAGCCTCACCATCCTCCTCAAAAAAAAGTGGAATAGCTTGACGTCATTAGTAATGTTCAAGGGCTTGAATTGTCCAGACAAGACATAAAATTGAtcattgaacaaaaatattgcaCTCTTAATAGTTGGAAACATTATTTTCATAAGCATCACATGCCACCTCATCATGTTTAcacttcttttttcatatataggcaaattagattaattaaaagttataatggTGAAGGGATACTCTAACAAACATCAAAATCAAACATtacaatgagaaaataaaaataaatcataaaatatattattataaagacCGTTTTGAACTAAAGGAATTAAGTCCATCAACACTAGGGTGTGCATTGTAACTAATCTATATTTGGAATACCAGTAAAGAAGGAAAAATCTTCTCTGCAGCCGGTTTAATAAAAGCACACCGCACACCCAAAACCAACCCGGTTTTTTTTGCCGACTCACGATGTGTTGTGAACAGTGGGCGGTGTGTAGCATAACTCTTGGAACAATTATTGAGAATCTATGGAGCATAGGAAGGTAAACCCTCGAAAAAAGGAAGCATGAAAGTTTTGGCCAAAAGGGACGCGACAGGCATAGACAGCAGAACACGGCGCGACGGTCAAAATGCAAAGATGCTTTGAGGAGAGATAGAGCTAGACATTGAACACTTCTGTTGGGGTGCGTGTACGAGGGAGGGGGAGGGAAACGCTTGGACGCTATTCTGCAGCTGACAAGGCCCTAAAAGGacaaaaacaaactcaaaaaaacAGATAAAACTGCATGGATAAGGTCGAAAAGCCAACCGGCGGCCAGATAGAAGTGCTTGgagaccaaaataaaataaaaatggctCAATTCCAGGTGAGCTTGCAGCGTGTGGAGGCCATGCGTGGGGTGGTGAGCAAGATTGATTTGGacgatgaaatgagatgatatgattttaaatgagttaataaaatattattttttaatattattactattttgagatttgaaaaaattaaattatttattatattttgtatgaaaatttgagaagatTGTGGAAAGAGAAAACGTTATATGTTTGTACTTTcaactcttatttaattaagaaaatctattcatcatcccataatgtagtattaaatgataggttcacaagtgaaatataataaatagtttccaatcatctaatgccacatcatgaaatgatgGAAAGATAATGAGAATTtggatgatgaataacattatAATAATAGGTTCACAACgaatttagtataaaatatgcaTGCATCCCTCGGGGTTCGATAACACATCCGTTGACATCCTCAATGTTTTCTTATATACTAGTTtcattaacttattttcaaaactaCTACCTAAAATTAATCACATTATAGAAGTTCAGTAAGCGAATGTATAGGGCGCATGCATCCCCTCAACCTAATTTTCATTATAGACTttgataaaaggaaaaatgactCGATTTGAACAACAGGATACCCACCTAGGGAGTACCTGAAATTATTAGAAACCACTAGTGCCAGTAAAACAGCATAAATCACATAGGGAATAAGTCATGTATTATATACGCCAGATTTTATATAAAGATATCAAGAGTAGAGTCGCAAGAATCTAATAACTCCAAGGCACCTGTCCAAAGCAGGCACTTCATCGGAATagtattaagaaaatgaaaagtactCATATTAAAGCGTACAAAAAGTGCAATAGACCTATTCAATTAGCATGACTTATAAGCTTTCAATCCGTATTGGAAGGCCAATGCCAAAGTTTTTAAttactactaaaaaaaaaaaagtaggcgTGATATAATAGAGGATAAATGTAACATAGTAATTTTAGCTAATTATCTGCCCCATGCCAGAAGGTCAAGGAAAGAACAAAGAACctgatttttccttttattggcAAAAGTCTAAATGAAGAAGGGTGGGTAGCACCCACCCATGGTTGAGGGTCACATGCTATACTCCATTTGATAACAATGAAGATTTAGGATCACTACTCCAAAAGGTTAGCAAATTTATAGGGATTGATGCATACCTTAAAAATATCTAGTTTCCAGTAGTTGCATCGCATCAAGCCACCCATGGCCAGCTTCTACCAAGCATAATCTTGCATCAGTTGTCATCCCACCACCACAAGGTAACATGATCGATAAAGCACAGATCTGGGCGTTTCAAGTTGTATCATCCGCCTAATAAATTCAGAACCATCATTCATTTTTATACAGAAACCACAAGACCATACTTGTCTCAAACTCTTCTAGAGAGATTGAGAACCAAAAGAAAGCAGTAAATTATATGTAGTCCAACAGAttaaccaaaaatgaaaaatatcaatctATTTCTAAAGCACGGGTAGTACTTTAATTCAGTAAAATAAACTTGGGAAGTACTATAGTTATCTGTAGACTGAAAGCATATTTTTACTGAAAGCAACTAATATTTCCTAGGATTCCTCTAGCAACTCGTCAGCAGAAACACAGTTCTCAATGGGGAAActaaggttgtgtttagatagtgaagtattctcagatattctgtgaatagtagtgaaaaagtaatgatagaatattgaatagtagtgaaagtAATGAAAAGTAATATATAGCATTGTGATTAGGGAAACCAGGAAATATTGTTCAGGCAACAAGTTCAGCTGACAGCACAATCTGTCATATTTCATAGCAAAGAAAGCATATCCGACAATCCTACCATCCATACATTGGAAGGCTGGTACAACCACCACTCAGGAAAACATACATTTGGGCAGACAAGTGACATTCACTGCTATATATAGGTTCAGTCCTTTTATAGCCCCAGCAGGGGACATTTATTTAAACCCTTCCATAGAAAAGCCTCTTGCTCAAATGAGTATTCCGCGAACTAAGGTAGGAAAGATACCACTTGTAGGAATGTCCGACAGGTATTCCACCAATCATGTCCTTTCAAATGTTGGAATGGGATGCTCATTTAGGCAAGATGCTTTGCATGGGAGGCTAGTTGACATCCAAAATGTTGAATCAAAGGCTTCATCAAAGAGGTAAGAGTACAAGTCTTAGCTGTTTCAGTACTAGTCATATATTGTACTGCTTGATATAGACATGAGTAAAGAATCACAATGAAAAGTCATATATACAAAAATGTATCTCcattttattcttataatatataatgaaaaagagATATCTTTataacaaatttcataaaagattTCTAAATTGAAACCACGCTTCATATTGGAATCCAAAAGTTACAAAGCATAGATTATGGATTGATCCTCTGTGAAGTCCAGCACTTTTCTCCATTCACACTCAGTCCagatgtaaattttattctctggTTGCTCTTCAGATTCAGGTAATCAACCTGCACATAATTTGAATTTCAGAAAATTAAGaagcagaaaaaagaaaattattaaatgaatacAAGAGTATAGAAGCTAGGAAACCTGATCTGGATCTAAGACCAGCAGACAGAATGCACCAACTGGACCTGTAGAATGATCCAAGAATTCCTGGTCTGGCAGTTCGCTTAGACAGGGAAGACCAGGACTAGGCCCCAAATACTGCAGTCTTGATTTCAGAGAACTGGCGAACCAAGATTTTTCTCTTTGCTGTATGAGTTCAATTTATAACATTAGCATTTAAGCTTGAAGGAAAGTCAAAGAGTGACTACAGGTGAATTTATAATGCAAGTAACACATTGTTCACACAAAAATAGTCCAATATAATATCTGCAGGGCCAAAATTGTTGGAAGCCAGGTTTCACAGTTTCGCTTAGAAATTTGAGGTGGCCTTCTACAGGGCCAAAATACCTGCAACACATTCCCTCTTTCCCCAACCACAGGGCACCGCCATCCTCCAGTCTCCATAATAGATCCAGCTGCTATTGAACCCTTCAGGAAATCTCCACaaaagagtttgaaaaatgacCTCAGAGTTTTGTTCATGTATGGTGATAACTAGTTTGATGATTATAGCGATGGAATATGGTGGATCTGGCCTGGACAGCTGTGGGATTGATTAATGTTTACATTAAGATACTGTGGGTTtgatagaattattttttatgatgaggaACCCTAGAAACCATGCAAATGCAACAAATTCTTTATAAAGTtatatgttgaaaaaaaaattgagatttagCCAGACTTTGTCATGGTGAAGTTAGTGACTTCACTTACCATGGAAACGTATTGAATTTGACTGGTGTTAATGGAAGCCAAAATTTATCAGGCAATGACCTGGTGAGGGTTTTATTTGTGGAAACATTGGAGTTgaattcatttaaattttgtcatgaaGTTATTTAAATTTAGTTTGACTTTGATGTGCCTGAATCAtagaagtaatattttattaaggaGTTGTGGTGAAtgtgaaaaatttgtaatagtatttTGGTGTGTGGAGTTGAGGTGACAGAATGTTGATGATGGTATAGGgttcaaaacattcaaattcTCTAATAGATTATTCAAAAGAGAACATTTAACAATTGCCACAAGTTTAaaacacttatttttttcagttcctttcattttaaaattctcaGAACTTTCAAGCTTCCAGTTCCAGAAGTATCCCAAATGTTTGAAACACAATGCAACTTCATGCCCATAGCAGTTAGAatgcttcataatattttttaaattttacaacaaTAGTTAAGTTTTTCAAAGTAAGTTCTACATTTACAAAGTCGTCCATCCTTCAGTTAGTTATTTTCCTTCACTTTCACAGCATGTTAGAAGACCTTTTCTAAAGGCAGCGCATTTAAACTGAACGCTTATCACTGTGCAGCTTGAAATCCGTTAAATGCCGAACTGATCTTCTCTTTTTACAACCAATGGATATTGATACTTGACAAGTAAATTAACAATGACACATTATCCTCAAACTTTTACTTCTTGTCAACCTTTACTGTAGCCATATTCAGCCTTCCCTTCCCATTAACTTATTCCCACCCAATAATAACCAGATTTTCAGTGTGAATGTAATAAGAAAACATGCATATTGTGTTATCACCCTGCTCCCCACAACTAAGAAAGACAtcatttttttcagaaaatcacGGGAGCCAAAGTGTTACTATTGaccttgacttaaaaatattttcttttattctgaaTGAAGCATCCGGTACAAAGAttctataaaacaaaaaaaaaaaatcattctttattaaaatattgagatCATAAGAGAGTGCGCTGAagcatttcttaaaatttttccaAGTCCGTGCTATTAAAATCATAACTTCAAATCtatgtacatgatctaggccatTATCACgtctagagaaaaaaatagattaaccGAGAGCTTGAGAGAAAACAAAcgtgagagagaaggagagagaaaacgtgAAGGATGCTGTGAGAGGAATGAGGCAGTCAGCTATTGGCGTGGTGAACATGGGACACACACAGTGCTAGATTGGATTACTTGGGTTTGGTCGCTGCACTTACTGAGGTTTATGGTTTTTccaaaaagaaatgatatttgcagtcgtagagtgtgcaagcgccgggcaatcttttaaaaaatgtaaataactACGAGACCCAtaggaaaaaaactaattttttaatagtggaccccactcttttttaaacaGACAGTGtggcgcttgcgcactccacgactgtatctatcattacttttttccaaataacacaaGGAAGGAAAGATATTtttagagagatttgggagaggatGTCGAGGAGTTCGAGTTGGACTCGATCGCAATgattc
Above is a genomic segment from Juglans microcarpa x Juglans regia isolate MS1-56 chromosome 1D, Jm3101_v1.0, whole genome shotgun sequence containing:
- the LOC121254987 gene encoding pyridoxine/pyridoxamine 5'-phosphate oxidase 2 isoform X4, which produces MLLEITFPFLPTKGQEQNSSNGSRNRAMETASSERIGVELPPQATVGLNGRPSNRTVVFRGLEENTDKIQIHTDYRTHKIEELRHCPYAEQREKSWFASSLKSRLQYLGPSPGLPCLSELPDQEFLDHSTGPVGAFCLLVLDPDQVDYLNLKSNQRIKFTSGLSVNGEKCWTSQRINP
- the LOC121254987 gene encoding pyridoxine/pyridoxamine 5'-phosphate oxidase 2 isoform X6; amino-acid sequence: MEAVTGPWKQLLLNALESNSHLRHSSFFQLATVGLNGRPSNRTVVFRGLEENTDKIQIHTDYRTHKIEELRHCPYAEQREKSWFASSLKSRLQYLGPSPGLPCLSELPDQEFLDHSTGPVGAFCLLVLDPDQVDYLNLKSNQRIKFTSGLSVNGEKCWTSQRINP
- the LOC121254987 gene encoding pyridoxine/pyridoxamine 5'-phosphate oxidase 2 isoform X5, whose product is MLLEITFPFLPTKGQEQNSSNGSRNRAMETASSERIGVELPPQALFLLSTCHCGIEWETFESHCGFQIEELRHCPYAEQREKSWFASSLKSRLQYLGPSPGLPCLSELPDQEFLDHSTGPVGAFCLLVLDPDQVDYLNLKSNQRIKFTSGLSVNGEKCWTSQRINP